Proteins encoded together in one Anaerococcus murdochii window:
- a CDS encoding sensor histidine kinase: MTTLKNKIIKNFIAGILSCILVFSILITLLVTINYNDLFKAIDDKRPKEVVEQFTRLNNDPNISGQSMWAYLSNMAIDQMVDIKYYDENNNLIKELKGRDESDHSKILTKEYSFIDENNNSKAGKIEIYYNRDYTGVNEMKGNFTQAVLYAITISLAIGLVIAIILSTNISKPIISIDESTVAIKEGNYDVIVEDSDIQEIESLRDNINYLSNNLKKQESIRKQYAQDISHELRTPLTNLKLYIEAMKDGVVDADPATLDILSNEIIRLEGLVVGLKNTFDENVSYAILSKSNVNITELIENIASTFLAKARLNNITIETHLDKDVIFSTDRDKLTQIIQNLVSNAIKAIGKDGTIDIHLRETDKEIIINVIDTGIGIEEDNIQRIFERFYRVEDARNTKENGVGLGLAITKNFVEALSGKIKVKSKLGEGSDFAIIFEKNNRMTNDKKKEKLL; encoded by the coding sequence ATGACTACCCTCAAGAATAAGATAATAAAAAACTTTATAGCGGGGATTCTTTCCTGTATCTTAGTTTTTTCTATCCTTATTACCCTCCTTGTCACAATCAACTACAATGACCTTTTTAAGGCTATAGACGATAAGAGGCCCAAGGAAGTTGTAGAGCAATTTACAAGGTTAAACAACGATCCAAATATAAGCGGCCAATCTATGTGGGCTTATCTTTCGAATATGGCCATCGACCAAATGGTAGATATAAAATATTACGATGAAAATAATAATCTAATCAAGGAATTGAAGGGCCGTGACGAGTCGGACCATTCAAAGATTTTGACCAAGGAATATAGTTTTATCGATGAGAATAACAATTCCAAGGCAGGAAAGATAGAAATTTACTACAATAGAGACTACACTGGCGTAAATGAAATGAAAGGTAATTTTACCCAGGCAGTTTTGTATGCAATCACAATTTCCCTTGCCATTGGCCTTGTGATAGCTATTATTCTTTCGACAAATATTTCAAAACCAATTATATCTATAGACGAATCAACAGTTGCCATCAAGGAAGGAAACTATGATGTAATTGTGGAAGATTCTGATATTCAAGAAATAGAAAGCTTAAGAGATAATATAAATTATCTGTCAAACAACCTAAAAAAACAGGAATCCATAAGAAAGCAATACGCCCAGGATATTTCCCACGAGCTTAGAACTCCCCTTACCAATCTCAAACTCTACATTGAGGCTATGAAAGACGGTGTTGTGGATGCAGATCCAGCGACTTTGGATATTTTATCAAATGAAATTATAAGGCTTGAGGGCCTTGTAGTAGGTCTTAAAAATACCTTTGATGAAAATGTGTCCTATGCCATTTTATCTAAATCTAATGTTAATATTACTGAATTGATTGAAAATATTGCATCTACCTTTCTTGCCAAGGCGAGATTAAATAATATCACTATTGAAACCCACCTTGACAAGGATGTTATATTTTCAACTGACAGAGATAAACTCACTCAAATTATCCAAAACCTTGTCTCAAACGCTATCAAGGCTATTGGCAAGGACGGAACCATTGATATCCACCTTAGAGAAACTGACAAGGAAATTATTATAAATGTAATTGATACTGGTATTGGTATCGAAGAAGATAATATACAGAGAATTTTTGAAAGATTTTATAGGGTTGAAGATGCTAGAAATACTAAGGAAAATGGCGTTGGCCTCGGCCTTGCCATTACAAAAAATTTCGTCGAAGCCCTATCTGGCAAGATTAAAGTAAAATCAAAGCTTGGCGAAGGCAGCGATTTTGCTATAATTTTCGAAAAAAATAACAGGATGACCAATGACAAGAAGAAAGAGAAATTACTCTAG
- a CDS encoding TIGR04086 family membrane protein: MTDINNQNQGENLRKNRQERRRDIAIEREGKLEAGRNLSWGSIIAGAVSGAAVFTVLSLLTAALGFGIFSATSANPFAGIGFFTGLWTAITLIVSFCVGGFVAGYAARSTGLLHGAITWAVTVLLLFTLVFNAVATTLGIAGQAAGAVAGTAANVAGSALSGAGDAASSAIGAAVDKVGEGLGDVDTEELQGNLEKYLADTDVKELQPDYLEGQVKESKDEIAATVKAIALNPENAGSEIDKLTKSLSKKAETIANAADEDAIASAVAENSQLSEAEAKEIGKNIYDELDKASVETSKAINQASDKINELAKEAKLTADETVEKAKKGADKASNAVSIGSVLTFLGLIAALAISAIAGRKGEEFAVKNFR; the protein is encoded by the coding sequence ATGACAGACATAAACAATCAAAATCAAGGCGAAAATCTAAGAAAAAATCGTCAAGAAAGAAGAAGAGATATTGCCATCGAAAGAGAAGGCAAATTAGAAGCAGGTAGAAACCTTTCATGGGGATCTATCATAGCAGGAGCAGTTTCAGGTGCGGCAGTATTTACTGTACTAAGTCTTTTGACAGCAGCCCTAGGCTTTGGAATTTTTTCTGCAACATCAGCTAATCCATTTGCAGGAATCGGATTTTTCACTGGCCTTTGGACAGCAATTACACTTATAGTTTCATTTTGCGTAGGTGGTTTTGTAGCAGGTTATGCGGCAAGATCTACAGGTCTACTACATGGTGCAATTACTTGGGCAGTAACAGTTTTACTACTTTTTACCCTTGTATTTAACGCAGTAGCAACCACACTTGGTATTGCAGGTCAAGCAGCAGGAGCTGTTGCAGGAACAGCGGCAAATGTAGCTGGAAGCGCCCTAAGTGGTGCAGGAGATGCAGCAAGCTCAGCTATTGGAGCAGCAGTTGATAAGGTTGGCGAAGGACTTGGTGATGTAGATACAGAAGAACTTCAAGGAAACCTTGAAAAATACCTAGCTGACACAGATGTTAAGGAACTTCAACCTGACTATCTTGAAGGCCAAGTAAAGGAAAGTAAGGATGAAATTGCTGCAACAGTTAAGGCAATTGCCCTTAATCCAGAAAATGCTGGATCAGAAATTGATAAGCTAACAAAATCACTTTCTAAGAAAGCTGAGACAATTGCAAATGCAGCAGATGAAGATGCTATAGCAAGTGCCGTAGCAGAAAATTCACAACTAAGCGAAGCAGAAGCTAAAGAAATAGGCAAGAACATCTATGATGAACTTGATAAGGCATCTGTTGAAACAAGCAAGGCAATCAATCAGGCAAGTGATAAGATTAATGAACTTGCTAAAGAAGCAAAACTTACAGCAGACGAGACAGTAGAAAAAGCTAAAAAAGGTGCTGACAAGGCATCAAACGCAGTTTCTATTGGTTCAGTTCTAACCTTCCTAGGCCTAATCGCAGCTCTAGCAATATCAGCAATAGCTGGTAGAAAAGGTGAAGAATTTGCCGTAAAAAACTTTAGATAA
- a CDS encoding response regulator transcription factor, with protein MKKILIIEDDRNLLNELREFLENMGYEVASVDNFLKANDLALKMRPDLVILDINLPGISGFDICREIKEKSNIPVLMLTSRVGIEDEIKGLEIGADEYLAKPVDTRRLILRMEKLLDLFDHFQDIISVGDLSLELSTCKLSYKEAYLILPQTESDIIKKLMESYPEIVTKDDLLKAVWSTIYIDENILQVNITRLRKKLKNLGPYNIYNKRGQGYGLGEIDE; from the coding sequence ATGAAGAAGATTTTAATAATTGAAGATGATAGAAACCTCCTAAATGAACTAAGGGAATTTCTTGAAAATATGGGATATGAAGTGGCAAGCGTGGATAATTTTCTAAAGGCAAATGATCTTGCCCTTAAAATGAGGCCTGACCTTGTGATTTTGGATATAAATCTTCCTGGGATTTCTGGTTTTGATATTTGTAGGGAAATAAAAGAAAAATCAAATATTCCTGTTTTGATGCTCACATCTAGGGTTGGGATTGAAGATGAAATAAAGGGTCTTGAAATAGGGGCTGATGAATATCTAGCCAAGCCAGTTGATACCAGGAGATTGATTTTGAGGATGGAAAAACTCCTAGATCTATTTGATCATTTCCAAGATATTATAAGTGTAGGTGACTTAAGCCTTGAATTATCAACATGTAAATTATCCTACAAGGAAGCCTACCTAATTTTGCCACAAACAGAGTCCGATATTATAAAAAAACTAATGGAATCCTATCCAGAGATTGTGACAAAGGATGACCTCTTAAAAGCAGTTTGGTCTACAATTTACATTGACGAAAATATCCTGCAAGTAAATATAACAAGGCTACGTAAAAAACTTAAAAATCTGGGCCCTTATAATATTTATAACAAGAGAGGCCAGGGCTACGGTCTAGGAGAGATAGATGAATAG
- a CDS encoding sensor histidine kinase has translation MNSTLKDGLLWIIAFLALDALFIFLIYLISPGLIRNFIIFILLFTILALAFILRSIKRKNDKKKALLEEFLLNNSFMAKDLLVAEFGHDYGQIFGDFQRAIKIKDKRLEESRAKLISYRDFIEMWAHEIKTPLAFANLFLENHKNDFDREILDKLSLANTNIENYINQILYYARVDANKKDYKMEDVLLRECLDEAIKAYYPLIAEEGIIIKEEVGEAKVFTDKNTLVFIISQIISNAIKYCDGVINITNKGKNLYIGNNGPKVADQDLAFIFEKAFTGEVDKIHKSTGMGLYLAKLYAKDLAIDIEVAENRNGNFVIGLKL, from the coding sequence ATGAATAGCACATTAAAAGATGGACTTCTTTGGATAATAGCCTTTCTTGCCTTGGATGCTTTATTTATTTTTTTAATTTACCTAATAAGTCCAGGCCTAATAAGAAATTTCATAATATTTATCCTCTTATTTACAATTTTGGCCCTTGCCTTTATTCTTAGGTCAATAAAAAGGAAAAATGATAAGAAAAAGGCCTTACTAGAGGAATTTTTGCTAAATAATTCCTTTATGGCCAAGGATTTGCTTGTAGCAGAATTTGGCCATGATTATGGTCAAATCTTTGGTGACTTTCAAAGGGCTATAAAGATTAAGGATAAGAGGCTCGAAGAATCAAGGGCTAAGCTAATATCCTATAGGGATTTTATAGAAATGTGGGCCCACGAAATAAAAACTCCCCTTGCTTTTGCAAATTTATTTCTTGAAAACCACAAAAATGATTTTGACAGGGAAATCCTTGATAAGTTAAGCCTTGCCAACACAAATATAGAAAATTATATCAACCAAATCCTTTACTACGCAAGAGTAGATGCAAACAAAAAAGACTACAAGATGGAAGATGTCCTCCTTAGAGAATGCCTGGATGAAGCCATCAAGGCCTATTATCCATTGATTGCAGAAGAGGGGATTATTATAAAGGAAGAAGTAGGAGAAGCCAAAGTTTTCACTGACAAAAATACCCTGGTATTTATCATTTCCCAGATTATTTCAAATGCCATTAAATACTGTGATGGAGTTATAAATATCACCAATAAGGGTAAAAATCTTTATATAGGAAATAACGGACCAAAGGTTGCCGACCAAGACCTAGCCTTTATCTTTGAAAAGGCCTTCACAGGCGAAGTTGACAAGATTCATAAATCAACAGGCATGGGTCTTTATCTGGCAAAACTTTATGCAAAAGACCTTGCCATAGATATAGAGGTTGCTGAAAATAGGAATGGTAACTTTGTAATAGGCCTAAAACTTTAA
- a CDS encoding restriction endonuclease, which yields MELSKKFELQKCKNKIKYQIKHEDVPIKLDPNLDEAIKYLLWYVPNINSEQAKKEDLLTNMEYDDYVFVELMAAMKLRDEDVLFTEAIKKSIVDDFRGGICPNDQKIVMTLADGETKTMSLLRHVRNAIAHGNFNVVEGLLVGFDIKRQADDKIQYKGIFKIYPEGLLRALRKIHFDLSSQEFISEAFRRAGYRVEPYQEQYQRSHRFDLYAKKNDRRFALEIRNYEYGHKVSKKEISKMIKDFRGGADDLIPVLIINSNYLTDAARNKLLREKVIILDIKNIKKMHKGRDMVSEILRDNLVF from the coding sequence ATGGAATTAAGTAAGAAGTTTGAGCTTCAAAAGTGTAAAAACAAAATAAAATACCAGATAAAGCATGAAGATGTGCCTATTAAGCTTGATCCAAACCTTGATGAAGCCATTAAATACCTCTTGTGGTATGTGCCCAATATAAATTCTGAGCAGGCCAAAAAAGAAGACCTTCTTACCAACATGGAATACGACGACTACGTATTTGTGGAATTGATGGCTGCCATGAAGCTTAGGGATGAGGATGTACTTTTTACCGAGGCAATAAAAAAGTCAATCGTGGATGATTTTAGGGGTGGAATTTGCCCAAATGATCAAAAAATCGTTATGACTTTAGCGGACGGTGAGACTAAGACAATGAGCCTTTTAAGACACGTAAGAAATGCCATAGCCCATGGGAATTTCAATGTGGTTGAAGGTTTGCTTGTTGGTTTTGATATCAAAAGGCAGGCTGACGATAAGATTCAATATAAGGGAATATTTAAAATTTATCCTGAGGGACTTTTAAGAGCCCTAAGGAAAATCCACTTTGACCTATCAAGCCAGGAATTTATTTCAGAAGCCTTCAGAAGAGCTGGTTATAGGGTAGAGCCTTACCAAGAACAATACCAAAGAAGTCACCGTTTTGACCTCTACGCCAAAAAGAATGACAGGCGTTTTGCCCTAGAAATAAGAAATTACGAGTATGGTCACAAGGTGTCAAAGAAAGAAATTTCTAAAATGATAAAAGACTTTAGGGGCGGGGCTGATGATTTAATTCCAGTTTTAATTATAAATTCTAATTATCTTACAGATGCGGCTAGAAATAAGCTCTTGAGGGAAAAAGTTATAATACTAGATATAAAAAATATTAAGAAGATGCACAAGGGCAGGGACATGGTATCAGAAATCCTTAGAGATAATTTAGTTTTCTAA
- a CDS encoding GlsB/YeaQ/YmgE family stress response membrane protein has product MGNLGFIWTLIIGALAGYIASRIMKRDAEMGGIANIFTGVLGGYLGNWLLGNYMGGKFSQIISAVIGAVILLFILGLIQNRKK; this is encoded by the coding sequence ATGGGAAATTTAGGATTTATTTGGACATTAATTATAGGAGCCCTTGCAGGTTATATTGCAAGTAGAATAATGAAAAGAGACGCCGAAATGGGCGGCATTGCAAATATATTTACAGGTGTGCTTGGTGGTTACCTTGGTAACTGGCTACTTGGAAACTATATGGGAGGCAAATTCTCACAAATAATTTCAGCTGTAATAGGTGCAGTAATTTTATTATTCATCCTAGGATTAATCCAAAACCGAAAAAAATAA
- a CDS encoding response regulator transcription factor produces the protein MEKIKILIIEDEESINNIVKSYLVKEGYEVYQAFDGEEGLKKFLSEDIDLVILDLMLPKMLGEDVMKEIRNRSSVPVIMLSAKVEEDDKVTGLRLGADDYVTKPFSARELIERIKAVLRRIEKYNIPRADIIKTLDGRLEMDLEYNRFFKDGVEIYLTKNEFSILKTLFSNPNKIYTRDEIIEITFGYDYDAYDRAIDTHIKNIRQKIEDNPKKPMYIKTIYGMGYKSGGIDDYPQE, from the coding sequence ATGGAAAAGATTAAAATTTTAATAATAGAAGACGAAGAAAGTATCAATAATATCGTTAAGTCCTACCTAGTCAAAGAAGGCTATGAAGTTTACCAGGCCTTTGACGGTGAAGAAGGACTAAAGAAGTTTTTATCAGAAGATATTGACCTTGTTATCCTTGATCTAATGCTACCAAAAATGCTTGGCGAAGATGTGATGAAGGAAATCAGAAATAGGTCCTCAGTACCAGTAATCATGCTATCTGCCAAGGTTGAAGAGGACGATAAGGTCACTGGCCTAAGGCTTGGAGCTGATGATTATGTAACCAAACCATTTTCTGCAAGGGAGCTTATAGAAAGAATCAAAGCTGTCCTTAGACGTATCGAAAAATACAATATCCCAAGGGCTGATATTATTAAAACCCTTGATGGTAGGCTTGAAATGGACCTTGAATACAACAGATTTTTCAAGGACGGTGTGGAAATATACCTAACAAAAAATGAATTTTCTATCCTTAAGACCCTATTTTCAAACCCTAACAAGATTTATACCAGGGATGAGATTATAGAAATTACCTTCGGTTATGACTACGATGCATATGACAGGGCTATTGATACCCACATCAAAAACATCAGGCAAAAAATCGAAGACAATCCAAAAAAACCAATGTATATCAAAACCATCTACGGCATGGGTTATAAGTCTGGCGGTATAGATGACTACCCTCAAGAATAA
- a CDS encoding peptidase S41: MTRRKRNYSRRKTENTRRKESRPSQIRIVKDDENLTPREISRRKRSRRERERVYKRRRIILSALAVLLIVIPSFFIIKRLNTYAKTGYPAFRDEVLDDLSKTAFISSTEGRSLTSAEKSADFDILYETIVKNFAVDKSNAESFGEFTKKSDEYRKKITSSKTDQDFFMLLGEYLSLINDSYTKILDKDSYTDLFNYYKNKTGSAMKEILENPQVVNRYKRIINDKNVNEASVGIESGYVLRISLPNFRVNDLKKIIDEVIKNVTAAPGISTMVIDLSDNNSLNNLFVNEFAKYFIHQDYTKKDLIFYRGNLIENNLKDIKSDENSPYQTAFVKNLSSKYKEKIEHFDLDPYMYYDQVSLKIKKDPTFASRNIYILTNSNTANEAIKLASILKESSNAYVVKNALDPNPTAEDRIYEFPPSLFVLDHSGLIISLNTARSENPNRYLEYNQRINSKYPISSILSIIG, from the coding sequence ATGACAAGAAGAAAGAGAAATTACTCTAGAAGAAAAACAGAAAATACAAGAAGGAAAGAGTCTAGGCCTAGTCAAATCAGGATTGTAAAAGATGATGAAAATCTTACTCCAAGAGAAATATCTAGGAGAAAAAGATCCAGGCGTGAGAGAGAAAGAGTCTACAAAAGGCGCAGGATAATTCTCTCTGCCCTTGCAGTATTACTAATAGTAATTCCAAGCTTTTTTATAATCAAAAGGTTAAATACCTATGCCAAGACCGGCTATCCTGCCTTCAGAGATGAGGTCCTTGATGACCTATCAAAAACAGCTTTCATCTCCTCTACCGAAGGCAGGAGTCTCACCAGTGCCGAGAAAAGCGCTGACTTTGATATTCTCTATGAAACCATAGTCAAAAATTTTGCTGTTGATAAGTCAAATGCAGAATCTTTTGGAGAATTTACAAAAAAAAGCGATGAATACAGGAAAAAAATTACCAGCTCAAAGACCGACCAAGATTTCTTTATGCTCTTAGGTGAATATTTGAGCCTGATAAATGACTCCTACACAAAGATTTTGGATAAGGATAGCTATACCGACTTATTTAACTACTATAAAAACAAAACCGGATCTGCCATGAAGGAAATTTTGGAAAATCCACAGGTTGTAAACCGCTATAAAAGGATAATAAACGATAAAAATGTTAACGAAGCTTCAGTTGGCATCGAAAGCGGCTATGTTTTAAGGATTTCCCTACCAAATTTTAGGGTAAATGACCTTAAAAAAATTATTGATGAAGTAATTAAAAATGTCACAGCAGCACCTGGTATTTCTACTATGGTAATTGACTTGTCAGATAATAATTCGCTAAACAATTTATTTGTAAACGAATTTGCCAAGTATTTTATCCACCAAGACTACACCAAGAAAGACTTGATTTTCTACAGGGGAAATTTGATTGAAAATAATCTAAAAGATATAAAATCTGATGAAAATTCACCTTATCAAACAGCCTTTGTAAAAAATCTTTCTAGTAAATATAAGGAAAAAATCGAGCATTTCGACCTTGATCCTTATATGTACTACGACCAGGTTTCCTTAAAAATTAAAAAAGACCCGACTTTTGCATCAAGAAATATTTATATTTTGACAAATTCAAATACGGCCAACGAAGCGATTAAGCTTGCTTCAATCCTTAAGGAATCATCAAATGCATATGTGGTGAAAAACGCACTTGATCCTAATCCTACAGCTGAAGATAGGATTTACGAGTTTCCACCATCTCTTTTCGTTCTTGACCATTCAGGGCTCATTATTTCCCTAAATACAGCCAGGTCCGAAAACCCAAATAGGTATCTAGAGTACAACCAAAGAATAAATTCAAAATATCCAATCTCATCCATACTTTCAATCATTGGATAA
- a CDS encoding FtsX-like permease family protein gives MKRNESSKKLYLLILIISSITSYIILSIDKSEVFSYIYEENRYYLLDTVRLIYLVSLIFIFILIYYASFYMISERKNDIGLLMAEGLGQKKLFILLFKDSLKDLLRANILGLSISIFINEFINLLTVKVLSLGLTFHNFSVSFKAIILTLAISLFLNSLSIYTIVRDFYKKNPDEIFRGEIRSRSDSFLFLALVLFLLGTILNYDYFWEDLLVLLSLISIFLLILFFILSKILQKTSGKNLIVRKSLSLTFKKDKASLLFTSFMLILGTLILAYTILTSIASRNALERPADFTLYDSKEKIDILSKDQDMAQMIGEIYPVFGYEYWDIDSDELNNLVKANISLDRQSRNEFYFEPGFLLRESSFENIYKIEADLGDNEAIVLAKTENEKYALEETLAKKDSSLIIGGKNYRLRNIVKSNKIFSNDVIGLASMVVVNDKVYDSLISKKEPFAYNINLSKDFVNSFGFSKGSDMLRQAFIDGGYKYESYIWQAKNAISQITENLYTYFYLSFIFILAGLSFFTIRIFILFEKSKEKLRILSLMGQDMDEIRAIIKKEYTTLFLTVGLVSLIVSIFLFTKIPYTMNIFFKLKLSKIIGSLALISLALLILMGLFLRFILRMSYERILNYEEDFNN, from the coding sequence ATGAAAAGAAATGAATCTAGCAAAAAACTTTATCTTTTAATCTTAATAATATCTTCCATCACATCCTACATAATTTTATCCATCGATAAGTCTGAAGTTTTTTCCTATATCTACGAGGAAAATAGGTATTATCTCCTTGATACGGTCAGGCTAATTTACCTAGTTTCCCTAATTTTTATTTTTATTTTGATTTATTATGCAAGTTTTTACATGATAAGCGAGAGGAAAAATGACATCGGGCTTTTGATGGCAGAAGGGCTAGGACAAAAGAAATTATTTATCTTACTTTTTAAAGACTCCCTAAAAGACCTTTTGAGGGCAAATATTTTGGGCCTATCCATATCTATTTTCATCAATGAATTTATAAACCTTTTGACTGTAAAGGTCCTAAGTCTGGGTCTGACTTTCCATAATTTTAGCGTATCATTTAAGGCCATTATTTTGACCCTGGCTATAAGTTTGTTTTTAAACAGCCTATCAATTTACACTATTGTTAGAGATTTTTATAAGAAAAATCCTGATGAAATTTTTAGGGGAGAAATAAGGTCAAGGTCAGATTCTTTTTTATTTTTGGCACTAGTTTTGTTTTTACTAGGAACAATTTTAAATTATGATTATTTTTGGGAAGATTTACTGGTCTTACTAAGTCTTATAAGTATATTTTTGCTTATACTTTTTTTTATATTATCAAAAATTCTCCAAAAGACCAGCGGGAAGAATTTGATTGTAAGGAAAAGTTTGAGCCTAACTTTTAAGAAAGACAAGGCTTCCTTGCTTTTTACAAGCTTTATGCTTATTTTAGGGACCCTTATCCTGGCTTACACAATCTTAACAAGTATAGCGTCCAGAAATGCCTTAGAAAGGCCAGCTGACTTTACCCTTTATGATTCTAAGGAAAAGATAGATATCCTATCGAAAGACCAAGATATGGCTCAAATGATAGGGGAAATTTATCCGGTTTTTGGTTATGAGTATTGGGATATTGATTCAGATGAACTTAATAATCTGGTTAAGGCAAATATCAGCCTTGATAGACAAAGTAGGAATGAATTTTATTTTGAGCCCGGGTTTTTATTAAGAGAGTCTTCTTTTGAAAATATTTATAAGATAGAAGCTGACTTAGGAGATAATGAAGCTATTGTTCTTGCAAAAACAGAAAATGAAAAATATGCCCTTGAAGAGACACTAGCTAAGAAAGACTCATCTCTTATAATAGGGGGCAAAAATTATAGGCTAAGAAATATTGTAAAATCAAATAAGATTTTTTCTAACGATGTAATTGGCCTAGCCAGTATGGTTGTTGTTAATGATAAGGTTTATGACTCTTTGATTTCTAAAAAAGAACCCTTTGCCTATAATATAAATCTTTCAAAAGACTTTGTAAACTCCTTTGGTTTTTCCAAAGGATCTGATATGCTAAGACAGGCTTTCATCGACGGGGGCTATAAGTATGAATCCTACATCTGGCAGGCGAAAAATGCTATTTCTCAAATTACAGAAAATCTCTACACTTATTTTTATTTGAGTTTTATTTTTATTCTGGCAGGGCTTAGCTTTTTTACAATTAGGATCTTTATCCTCTTTGAAAAATCCAAGGAAAAATTAAGAATCCTAAGCTTGATGGGTCAGGATATGGATGAAATAAGGGCTATAATCAAAAAGGAATACACAACGCTTTTTCTCACTGTAGGTCTTGTTTCACTTATTGTGTCAATATTTTTATTTACCAAAATACCATATACAATGAATATATTTTTCAAACTAAAACTTAGCAAAATAATTGGAAGCTTAGCCTTAATCAGCCTAGCACTTTTGATTTTAATGGGCCTATTTTTGAGGTTTATCCTAAGAATGAGCTATGAAAGGATACTTAATTATGAAGAAGATTTTAATAATTGA